In the Apteryx mantelli isolate bAptMan1 chromosome 1, bAptMan1.hap1, whole genome shotgun sequence genome, one interval contains:
- the DYNLT3 gene encoding dynein light chain Tctex-type 3 isoform X1 translates to MEEFHPHNDEMIFNADEAHNIVKECIEGVLGKADYNHNKVNQWTAAIVEQSLTHLVKLGKTYKYIVTCAVMQRSGAGLHTASSCFWDTTTDGTCTVRWENRTMNCIVNVFAVAIIL, encoded by the exons ATGGAGGAGTTTCACCCCCACAACGACGAG ATGATCTTCAATGCTGATGAAGCCCACAACATAGTTAAGGAG TGCATAGAAGGTGTTTTGGGCAAAGCAGATTATAACCACAACAAAGTCAACCAATGGACTGCAGCTATCGTAGAACAGTCGCTGACACATTTGGTGAAACTAGGAAAAACATACAAGTACATTG TAACCTGTGCAGTGATGCAGAGGAGTGGAGCTGGTCTCCACACAGCAAGCTCTTGCTTCTGGGATACCACAACTGATG GAACCTGCACAGTGAGATGGGAAAACCGAACAATGAACTGCATTGTCAATGTTTTTGCAGTTGCTATTATCCTGTAA
- the DYNLT3 gene encoding dynein light chain Tctex-type 3 isoform X2: MEEFHPHNDEMIFNADEAHNIVKECIEGVLGKADYNHNKVNQWTAAIVEQSLTHLVKLGKTYKYIVTCAVMQRSGAGLHTASSCFWDTTTDVGNPQVFLQIQLFKRY, from the exons ATGGAGGAGTTTCACCCCCACAACGACGAG ATGATCTTCAATGCTGATGAAGCCCACAACATAGTTAAGGAG TGCATAGAAGGTGTTTTGGGCAAAGCAGATTATAACCACAACAAAGTCAACCAATGGACTGCAGCTATCGTAGAACAGTCGCTGACACATTTGGTGAAACTAGGAAAAACATACAAGTACATTG TAACCTGTGCAGTGATGCAGAGGAGTGGAGCTGGTCTCCACACAGCAAGCTCTTGCTTCTGGGATACCACAACTGATG TAGGAAATCCTCAGGTGTTTCTGCAAATCCAGCTTTTCAAGAGATACTGA